The Mangifera indica cultivar Alphonso chromosome 8, CATAS_Mindica_2.1, whole genome shotgun sequence genome has a window encoding:
- the LOC123223080 gene encoding abscisic acid receptor PYR1-like, with product MDNKRETETESSSSIANPNPNPETKPTYTLHHLTTPPGLAQDEFEELKGYVVEFHTYQLSQNRCSSLLVQRINAPDDVVWSIVRRFDKPQAYKHFIKSCSMADNFQMVVGSTRDVNVISGLPAATSTERLDILDDERRVTGFSIIGGEHRLRNYRSVTTVHGFNRDGRIWTIVLESYVVDVPEGNTEEDTRLFADTVVKLNLQKLASVAEGLAREGQVT from the coding sequence ATGGACAACAAACGTGAGACTGAAACTGAATCCTCCTCTTCAATCGcgaaccctaaccctaacccaGAAACTAAACCCACATACACGCTTCATCACTTAACAACTCCGCCTGGGTTAGCCCAGGACGAGTTCGAAGAGTTAAAAGGATACGTGGTAGAATTTCACACGTACCAACTAAGCCAAAACCGATGCTCGTCTCTACTAGTGCAGCGAATAAACGCCCCGGACGACGTCGTGTGGTCGATAGTGAGGCGTTTCGACAAGCCTCAGGCTTACAAACACTTCATCAAAAGCTGTTCCATGGCAGACAACTTCCAAATGGTTGTAGGGTCCACAAGGGACGTCAACGTCATTTCAGGCTTACCGGCGGCGACCAGCACGGAGAGACTTGACATTCTAGACGATGAGAGACGGGTGACTGGGTTCAGTATCATTGGAGGAGAACATAGATTGAGGAATTACAGGTCCGTGACAACGGTGCATGGTTTCAATCGTGACGGCAGGATCTGGACCATTGTTTTAGAATCGTACGTCGTTGACGTGCCTGAAGGGAACACAGAAGAGGACACGCGTCTCTTTGCGGATACAGTGGTGAAATTAAACTTGCAGAAGCTGGCATCAGTCGCTGAAGGGTTGGCACGGGAGGGCCAGGTGacatga